The following is a genomic window from Janibacter sp. DB-40.
GTAGGGCCAGGTGCCGGCGAAGGGGGTGTCGTAGTAGTCCGTCCAGTCCTGCTCGTCGTCGAGACGGAAGTCCGCCCCGCAGTCGATGATCGTCACCTCCGGCGGGAGCTGCTCCGCGATGGCCGCCGAGTGGCCGTGCGGGAGGGCGAGGAAGACGACGTCGTGCCCGGCGAGGACCTCGGCGCCCGTGGGCTGCAGCACGCGGTCGGCGACCGGCTGCAGGTGGGGCGCCAGGTCACCGAAGCGGGTGCCGGCGTTGCCGGAGGCGGTGAGTGCGCCGACCTCGACCTCGGGATGGTTCAGGAGGAGACGGACGATCTCGGCGCCGGCGTAACCACTGGCCCCGGCGACGGCTGCGGTGATCATGATGAATGACTATACGTACGCATGGCGTGTCATGCAATCAGCCGAGCGGGTCGTCCGCGCCGTAGGGGAACAACCCCACGGTCCGGGCCTGCGGCTGCAGCGTCGGGGCCGCCGCCTCCAGCGCCGCGACGGTGTCCTCGCCGGCCCGGACCATGCGGCCGGAGAAGGCATCCAGACGCCCCTCCACCAGCGCGAGGAAGAGCTCGACCACCTCGCCCGGGTCGGTCCACTCCGTCCGCTCGTCGTGCCGCGGCATCGAGCGGGTCATGTCCGTGCGCACGATGCCGGGAGCCAGGTCGAAGACGTGGACCCCGCGGCCCTGCGCGGACAGGTGCGCGGCACCGGTGATCCGGCCGAGTGCGGACTTGGAGACGTTGTACGCCGAGGCGACCTCGCTCGGCTGGGTGCCCGAGCCGGAGTTGATGTTGATGATCCGCCCGGCCCCGCGGTCGAGCATGTGCGGGAGCACCGCACGGGTGAGCAGGTAGGGGCCGCGGACGTTGACCTCGATCGTGCGCCACCAGTCGTCGGGGTCGGACTCCTCGAGCGACACCTCGCTGTCCACGACGCCGGCGTTGTTGACGAGCAGGTCGATCCGCCCGTGGCGGCCCAGCACGTCCTCGATCCAGCGCCGGACGGACGCCGCATCGGTGACGTCGGCGACGGCACTCGAGCCGCGCTCGACGCGCCAGCCGGCCTCCTCGAGGGCGTCGGCGAGGAACCCGCCGATCCCCCGTGAGGCCCCCGTGACGACGGCGACCCCGGTCATCGCTGCTGTGCCCCCGCCGCCGAGGCGGCGGCCGCCACGGCCGTGTCCCGGAGGCGGCTGACCTCCTCGGTCCTCAGCGTGCGGTCGGCGCGGAAGGTCAGCCGGTAGGCGAGCGACTTGCGCCCCTCGCCCACCTGCTCACCGCGGTAGACGTCGAAGAGGGTGAGCGTCTCCAGCGCCCCACCGGCACCGGAGCGCAGGGCGGCCTCGACCGTGCGGGCCGGCACGGCCTCGTCGACGACGAGGGCGACATCGGTGTTGGCCACCGGGTAGGTCGACAGCTGCTCCGGCCGCACCGGCTCCCCCGATGCCCCGATGAGCACGTCGAGATCGATCTCCGCCGCGACCGTGCGCTCGGGCAGGTCCAGCCGGCCGACCACCTTGGGGTGCAGCTCGCCGGCATGACCGACGACGGTCCCGTCCGGCAGGGACAGCGCGACGCAGCGTCCCGGGTGGAAGGGCGCCCGGGTGGCCGCCTCGACCTGCAGGTCGAGGCCGAGGGAGCTCCCGACGATGCGGGCCCAGCCCACGACGTCACCCGCGTCGACCGCTCGCGCCGGTCCCCACGGCCCGGCCGGGACGGCATGGCCGGCCGCGGCGATGGCGACGTGCCGGGGTTGGCGGGGAACCCCCTTCGTGATCCGCTCGAGGTCCTCCGCGGAGGGCAGCACACCACCCGGGGGCAACGGGAGGGGCGTCACCCCGCTCGCCGTGACGAGACCGAGCTCGTAGAGGGCGACGTCGCGGTGACCACGCGAGACGTTGCGCCGCAGGGTGTCCAGCAGCGTGTCCAGGACGGAGGTGCGCATCAACGGCGCCTCCTCCTGCAGCGGGTTGGCCAGCCGGACGGTCTCCCGGCGGGGGTCGTCGGCCGTATAGCCGAGGTCGTCGTGGCG
Proteins encoded in this region:
- a CDS encoding SDR family oxidoreductase, translated to MTGVAVVTGASRGIGGFLADALEEAGWRVERGSSAVADVTDAASVRRWIEDVLGRHGRIDLLVNNAGVVDSEVSLEESDPDDWWRTIEVNVRGPYLLTRAVLPHMLDRGAGRIININSGSGTQPSEVASAYNVSKSALGRITGAAHLSAQGRGVHVFDLAPGIVRTDMTRSMPRHDERTEWTDPGEVVELFLALVEGRLDAFSGRMVRAGEDTVAALEAAAPTLQPQARTVGLFPYGADDPLG